The Clarias gariepinus isolate MV-2021 ecotype Netherlands chromosome 4, CGAR_prim_01v2, whole genome shotgun sequence genome window below encodes:
- the vim gene encoding vimentin: MANRTSASSRQSSSYTRIFGGDRNASSRSSYSSRQYSAPARAPRLSYNAFSAPSITASKSVRVRSANLPRLTSDTLDFALSDAINSEFKANRTNEKAEMQHLNDRFASYIEKVRFLEQQNKMLSTELAQLRGKGTSRVGDLYEDEMRDLRHQVDHLTSDKARVELDRDNLAEDIERLREKLQEEVLQREDAENNLQGFRQDVDNASLARLDLERKVESLQEEIAFLKKLHDEEIAELQVQIQDQHVQIDMDIAKPDLTSALRDVRLQYETLASKNIHEAEEWYKSKFADLSEAAARNTEAIRQAKQDANEYRRQVQALTCEVDALKGTNESLERQMGELEDNFAMESSSYQDNIIRLEEEIRSMKDEMARHLREYQDLLNVKMALDIEIATYRKLLEGEESRITTPLPNFSSFNLRESMTEAKPLMENLSKKVLIKTIETRDGNVINESTQHHEDLE, from the exons ATGGCTAACCGAACCTCGGCAAGTTCCCGCCAGTCATCTTCTTACACAAGGATATTCGGCGGTGACCGTAATGCCTCCTCGCGCTCCAGCTACTCAAGCCGCCAGTACTCGGCTCCGGCGCGCGCCCCACGTCTCTCCTACAACGCGTTCTCCGCTCCGTCTATCACCGCGAGCAAAAGTGTGCGAGTGCGGAGCGCCAACCTGCCCCGACTCACATCCGACACGCTGGACTTCGCCCTGTCCGATGCCATCAACAGCGAGTTCAAAGCGAACCGCACTAACGAGAAAGCCGAGATGCAGCATCTGAACGACCGCTTCGCCAGCTACATAGAGAAGGTGCGCTTTCTGGAGCAGCAGAACAAGATGCTGAGCACCGAGCTGGCGCAGCTCAGAGGCAAAGGCACGTCCCGAGTCGGAGATCTTTACGAGGACGAGATGAGGGATTTACGCCATCAAGTCGACCATCTGACCAGTGACAAGGCCAGGGTGGAACTGGATCGAGATAATCTGGCGGAAGATATTGAACGCCTTAGAGAAAA GCTTCAAGAAGAGGTTCTTCAAAGGGAGGATGCTGAAAACAACCTCCAAGGTTTCAGGCAG GATGTTGATAATGCATCCCTGGCTCGTCTAGACTTGGAGCGCAAGGTGGAGTCCCTACAAGAGGAGATCGCTTTCCTTAAGAAACTTCACGATGAG GAGATTGCTGAGCTGCAGGTCCAGATACAAGATCAGCATGTGCAAATTGATATGGACATAGCTAAGCCTGATCTGACCTCTGCACTGAGGGATGTCCGGCTTCAGTATGAGACTCTGGCCAGCAAGAACATTCATGAGGCTGAGGAATGGTACAAATCCAAG TTTGCAGATTTGTCAGAGGCTGCTGCACGTAACACTGAAGCCATTCGCCAGGCCAAACAGGATGCCAATGAGTATCGCCGCCAGGTGCAGGCTTTAACCTGTGAGGTGGATGCGCTTAAGGGCACT AATGAGTCACTGGAGCGCCAAATGGGGGAACTGGAGGACAACTTTGCCATGGAGTCGTCTAGTTACCAGGATAACATCATCCGCCTGGAAGAAGAAATTCGCAGCATGAAAGATGAGATGGCTCGTCATTTGCGTGAGTACCAGGACCTGCTGAACGTCAAAATGGCCCTGGACATTGAAATTGCTACCTACAGGAAACTGCTGGAGGGAGAGGaaagcag AATCACCACACCACTGCCCAATTTCTCCTCATTTAATCTGAGAG AATCCATGACAGAAGCCAAACCACTCATGGAGAACCTGTCGAAGAAAGTGTTAATTAAGACTATAGAAACAAGAGATGGTAAT GTGATAAATGAGTCCACGCAGCACCACGAAGACCTGGAATGA